In Magnolia sinica isolate HGM2019 chromosome 12, MsV1, whole genome shotgun sequence, a single genomic region encodes these proteins:
- the LOC131221861 gene encoding lysine-specific demethylase JMJ28-like isoform X4, which yields MKISVCPHTASDDRNFPCGTRPLLSLSNPERTEPAFRSSKTLSPFPTPMPEPAGSNRASVSFSPYSRSPAASMKDDEAVPDHLRCRRTDGRQWRCVRRAMENLSFCELHYLQARHRQNKRTIPDSIKLQRKKSERRRCQDQDIRVKTPPFKLSKASKRGELQVELIRMVLKWQAERKKNRRDSEKNASKAKKNGGDLMKDLPNGVMAISPAPVRCLGVDFMPHEKKLGFDLTLLLRRCFRSKNVESLPLSSFQIVPRVRKVMGLRRGGKKNCHQCQRRNATRLIRCLSCRREFFCIDCIKEWYSEMPEKEFKMACPVCRGTCNCKTCLSSESIDGGCKGPASGIDKIDKILHAHYLICILLPVLKQINQEQRIELEIEAKLQGGEKPSSNQPRQAECGYDEKLYCDNCKASIVDFHRSCSNCSFDLCLSCCREIRGGSLPGGIGAVTFNYINKGKAYVHGGKPVLGTRLSLLRNGNSLLPSSVALPEWKANDGNGSVPCPPKELGGCGACNLDLRCIFPLDWIQQLEISAEEIACSYDFPEMLDASSYCPFCVGMHDQAMGFDGNLREAAAREESYDNYLYCPTAKDLQGEDLEHFQKHWIKGQPVVVRNVLHDKSDLSWDPSVFFHPLLERNSTNHGNDMKSVKATDCLDWCEVNVLTHATEVIIPPEQLIKIEKLKRRHRAQDEREFLRRTVSVPEVVDGVKQESSVVVVEEPDVVDPEDVTGRESTLLRGAAGVSCLSAVIQRPKEYEIGAKEEKMLDAGEYGTDIESQKECSSTQSSEISDDGEKAAQEESRGSTLSFGKESIAKSCGVRWDVFRREDVPKLQAYLRKHSNEFRHTYCSPVEHSAHPIHDQSFFLDTTHKRRLKEEFYIEPWTFDQHVGEAVLVPAGCPYQTRNLKSCMNVALDFVSPENVSECIRLIDELHLLPNNHKAKEDKLEVKKMSLYGISAAIKEVQELTRSAMDNTHLKEKRP from the exons atgaaaATCTCTGTATGCCCCCACACAGCTTCCGATGACAGGAACTTCCCGTGCGGTACGCGtcccctcctctccctctcaaacCCAGAGCGAACAGAGCCAGCGTTTAGGTCTTCAAAAACCCTCTCTCCGTTTCCCACTCCAATGCCCGAACCGGCCGGTTCGAACCGGGCCTCCGTTTCGTTTTCACCGTACAGCCGTTCCCCTGCAGCTTCCATGAAGGACGACGAAGCGGTACCGGACCACCTCCGCTGCCGCAGAACAGACGGTCGGCAATGGCGCTGCGTCCGCAGGGCTATGGAGAATCTGAGCTTCTGCGAACTACACTACCTCCAGGCCCGCCACCGCCAGAACAAGCGGACCATTCCCGACTCGATCAAGCTCCAGCGCAAGAAGTCTGAACGCCGCCGCTGCCAGGATCAAGATATACGGGTCAAGACGCCGCCTTTCAAGCTGTCAAAGGCTTCAAAGAGGGGGGAATTGCAGGTGGAACTGATAAGGATGGTGTTGAAGTGGCAGGCGGAGAGGAAAAAGAATCGGCGGGATTCAGAGAAGAATGCGAGCAAGGCGAAGAAGAATGGTGGGGATTTGATGAAGGATCTGCCGAATGGTGTGATGGCGATCTCGCCGGCTCCGGTTCGTTGCTTGGGGGTTGATTTTATGCCTCACGAGAAGAAATTGGGGTTTGATTTGACTCTGCTTTTGAGGAGGTGTTTCCGGTCCAAGAATGTGGAGTCACTTCCATTGAGCTCTTTCCAG ATTGTTCCTCGGGTTCGCAAAGTGATGGGCCTGAGGAGAGGTGGAAAGAAGAATTGCCATCAGTGCCAGAGGAGAAATGCAACGAGGCTAATCAGGTGTTTGAGCTGTCGAAGGGAGTTCTTTTGCATAGACTGCATAAAGGAATG GTACTCTGAGATGCCAGAAAAAGAATTTAAGATGGCCTGTCCTGTTTGTCGCGGAACTTGCAATTGTAAGACATGCTTGTCCAGTGAATCAATAGATGGCGGATGTAAG GGTCCTGCAAGCGGTATAGACAAGATTGACAAAATTCTACATGCCCATTATTTGATTTGTATCCTTCTTCCAGTACTGAAACAAATCAATCAGGAACAGAGAATTGAGCTGGAAATAGAGGCAAAGCTACAGG GAGGGGAAAAACCATCTTCTAATCAGCCTCGTCAGGCGGAATGTGGCTATGATGAGAAACTGTACTG TGACAACTGCAAAGCTTCCATCGTGGATTTCCATAGAAGCTGCTCAAATTGTTCTTTTGACCTTTGCCTAAGTTGTTGTCGTGAGATACGTGGAGGAAGCCTACCTGGAGGCATTGGAGCAGTTACATTCAATTACATAAATAAAGGGAAAGCTTATGTTCATGGTGGCAAGCCTGTTTTGGGAACAAGGCTCTCTCTGTTAAGAAATGGTAATTCTCTGTTACCTTCTTCAGTTGCATTGCCCGAATGGAAAGCTAATGATGGCAATGGCAGCGTTCCTTGTCCTCCCAAGGAGCTCGGAGGTTGTGGCGCTTGCAATCTCGATTTGAGATGCATTTTCCCATTGGATTGGATACAACAGCTGGAAATAAGTGCAGAAGAAATAGCTTGCAGTTATGACTTTCCTGAAATGTTAGATGCTTCTTCCTACTGTCCCTTTTGTGTTGGCATGCATGATCAAGCAATGGGATTTGATGGGAATTTGCGAGAAGCCGCTGCTAGAGAGGAGTCTTACGATAACTATTTATATTGTCCTACTGCAAAGGATCTTCAGGGTGAAGATCTTGAACATTTTCAGAAGCATTGGATTAAGGGCCAGCCTGTTGTAGTACGCAATGTGCTTCATGATAAATCTGATTTAAGCTGGGATCCTTCGGTATTTTTCCATCCTTTGCTTGAAAGGAACAGTACCAATCATGGGAATGATATGAAGTCAGTTAAAGCTACTGATTGCTTGGATTGGTGTGAG GTGAATGTGCTGACACATGCCACAGAGGTTATAATTCCCCCAGAGCAACTTATCAAAATTGAAAAGCTTAAGAGAAGGCACAGGGCTCAGGATGAAAGGGAGTTCCTCAGGCGGACTGTATCTGTTCCAGAAGTTGTAGATGGGGTGAAACAGGAGTCATCTGTGGTTGTTGTGGAAGAACCAGATGTTGTTGATCCGGAAGATGTTACTGGAAGAGAGTCTACCTTATTAAGAGGAGCTGCTGGTGTTTCTTGCTTGTCTGCTGTCATCCAAAGGCCTAAAGAATATGAAATTGGTGCCAAAGAGGAAAAAATGTTGGATGCTGGAGAGTATGGCACTGATATTGAATCCCAAAAGGAGTGTTCCAGTACCCAAAGCTCTGAAATATCTGATGATGGAGAGAAGGCCGCTCAGGAAGAAAGTAGAGGGAGCACCCTTAGTTTTGGAAAAGAATCAATAGCTAAATCATGTGGTGTTCGATGGGATGTCTTTCGTAGAGAAGATGTTCCAAAGTTGCAGGCTTACCTCAGAAAACACTCTAATGAGTTCAGGCACACTTATTGCTCTCCAGTTGAACAT TCTGCTCATCCGATTCATGATCAGAGTTTCTTTCTGGATACAACTCATAAAAGGAGGCTCAAGGAGGAGTTCT ATATCGAGCCTTGGACTTTTGATCAGCACGTTGGAGAAGCAGTCCTTGTTCCTGCCGGATGTccatatcaaactagaaatcttAAG TCTTGTATGAACGTGGCATTGGATTTTGTATCTCCTGAGAATGTTAGCGAGTGCATTCGGTTGATCGATGAACTCCATCTGCTACCTAACAATCATAAAGCCAAGGAAGacaagttagag GTGAAGAAAATGAGCCTCTATGGTATTAGTGCAGCAATTAAGGAAGTTCAAGAATTGACACGAAGTGCGAT
- the LOC131221861 gene encoding lysine-specific demethylase JMJ26-like isoform X1 → MPEPAGSNRASVSFSPYSRSPAASMKDDEAVPDHLRCRRTDGRQWRCVRRAMENLSFCELHYLQARHRQNKRTIPDSIKLQRKKSERRRCQDQDIRVKTPPFKLSKASKRGELQVELIRMVLKWQAERKKNRRDSEKNASKAKKNGGDLMKDLPNGVMAISPAPVRCLGVDFMPHEKKLGFDLTLLLRRCFRSKNVESLPLSSFQIVPRVRKVMGLRRGGKKNCHQCQRRNATRLIRCLSCRREFFCIDCIKEWYSEMPEKEFKMACPVCRGTCNCKTCLSSESIDGGCKGPASGIDKIDKILHAHYLICILLPVLKQINQEQRIELEIEAKLQGGEKPSSNQPRQAECGYDEKLYCDNCKASIVDFHRSCSNCSFDLCLSCCREIRGGSLPGGIGAVTFNYINKGKAYVHGGKPVLGTRLSLLRNGNSLLPSSVALPEWKANDGNGSVPCPPKELGGCGACNLDLRCIFPLDWIQQLEISAEEIACSYDFPEMLDASSYCPFCVGMHDQAMGFDGNLREAAAREESYDNYLYCPTAKDLQGEDLEHFQKHWIKGQPVVVRNVLHDKSDLSWDPSVFFHPLLERNSTNHGNDMKSVKATDCLDWCEVEISIHHFLNGYLEGRTHANLWPEMLKLKDWHPPSWFQEQLPAHNAEFVCSLPFQEYTNPNSGLFNLAVKLPKEFLKPDLGPRVYISYGVAEELCRGDSVTKLHYDIYDVVNVLTHATEVIIPPEQLIKIEKLKRRHRAQDEREFLRRTVSVPEVVDGVKQESSVVVVEEPDVVDPEDVTGRESTLLRGAAGVSCLSAVIQRPKEYEIGAKEEKMLDAGEYGTDIESQKECSSTQSSEISDDGEKAAQEESRGSTLSFGKESIAKSCGVRWDVFRREDVPKLQAYLRKHSNEFRHTYCSPVEHSAHPIHDQSFFLDTTHKRRLKEEFYIEPWTFDQHVGEAVLVPAGCPYQTRNLKSCMNVALDFVSPENVSECIRLIDELHLLPNNHKAKEDKLEVKKMSLYGISAAIKEVQELTRSAMDNTHLKEKRP, encoded by the exons ATGCCCGAACCGGCCGGTTCGAACCGGGCCTCCGTTTCGTTTTCACCGTACAGCCGTTCCCCTGCAGCTTCCATGAAGGACGACGAAGCGGTACCGGACCACCTCCGCTGCCGCAGAACAGACGGTCGGCAATGGCGCTGCGTCCGCAGGGCTATGGAGAATCTGAGCTTCTGCGAACTACACTACCTCCAGGCCCGCCACCGCCAGAACAAGCGGACCATTCCCGACTCGATCAAGCTCCAGCGCAAGAAGTCTGAACGCCGCCGCTGCCAGGATCAAGATATACGGGTCAAGACGCCGCCTTTCAAGCTGTCAAAGGCTTCAAAGAGGGGGGAATTGCAGGTGGAACTGATAAGGATGGTGTTGAAGTGGCAGGCGGAGAGGAAAAAGAATCGGCGGGATTCAGAGAAGAATGCGAGCAAGGCGAAGAAGAATGGTGGGGATTTGATGAAGGATCTGCCGAATGGTGTGATGGCGATCTCGCCGGCTCCGGTTCGTTGCTTGGGGGTTGATTTTATGCCTCACGAGAAGAAATTGGGGTTTGATTTGACTCTGCTTTTGAGGAGGTGTTTCCGGTCCAAGAATGTGGAGTCACTTCCATTGAGCTCTTTCCAG ATTGTTCCTCGGGTTCGCAAAGTGATGGGCCTGAGGAGAGGTGGAAAGAAGAATTGCCATCAGTGCCAGAGGAGAAATGCAACGAGGCTAATCAGGTGTTTGAGCTGTCGAAGGGAGTTCTTTTGCATAGACTGCATAAAGGAATG GTACTCTGAGATGCCAGAAAAAGAATTTAAGATGGCCTGTCCTGTTTGTCGCGGAACTTGCAATTGTAAGACATGCTTGTCCAGTGAATCAATAGATGGCGGATGTAAG GGTCCTGCAAGCGGTATAGACAAGATTGACAAAATTCTACATGCCCATTATTTGATTTGTATCCTTCTTCCAGTACTGAAACAAATCAATCAGGAACAGAGAATTGAGCTGGAAATAGAGGCAAAGCTACAGG GAGGGGAAAAACCATCTTCTAATCAGCCTCGTCAGGCGGAATGTGGCTATGATGAGAAACTGTACTG TGACAACTGCAAAGCTTCCATCGTGGATTTCCATAGAAGCTGCTCAAATTGTTCTTTTGACCTTTGCCTAAGTTGTTGTCGTGAGATACGTGGAGGAAGCCTACCTGGAGGCATTGGAGCAGTTACATTCAATTACATAAATAAAGGGAAAGCTTATGTTCATGGTGGCAAGCCTGTTTTGGGAACAAGGCTCTCTCTGTTAAGAAATGGTAATTCTCTGTTACCTTCTTCAGTTGCATTGCCCGAATGGAAAGCTAATGATGGCAATGGCAGCGTTCCTTGTCCTCCCAAGGAGCTCGGAGGTTGTGGCGCTTGCAATCTCGATTTGAGATGCATTTTCCCATTGGATTGGATACAACAGCTGGAAATAAGTGCAGAAGAAATAGCTTGCAGTTATGACTTTCCTGAAATGTTAGATGCTTCTTCCTACTGTCCCTTTTGTGTTGGCATGCATGATCAAGCAATGGGATTTGATGGGAATTTGCGAGAAGCCGCTGCTAGAGAGGAGTCTTACGATAACTATTTATATTGTCCTACTGCAAAGGATCTTCAGGGTGAAGATCTTGAACATTTTCAGAAGCATTGGATTAAGGGCCAGCCTGTTGTAGTACGCAATGTGCTTCATGATAAATCTGATTTAAGCTGGGATCCTTCGGTATTTTTCCATCCTTTGCTTGAAAGGAACAGTACCAATCATGGGAATGATATGAAGTCAGTTAAAGCTACTGATTGCTTGGATTGGTGTGAG GTAGAAATCAGTATTCACCACTTTCTTAATGGATATTTAGAGGGAAGAACACATGCCAATTTGTGGCCTGAGATGCTGAAATTGAAGGATTGGCATCCTCCTAGTTGGTTTCAGGAACAGTTGCCGGCTCATAATGCTGAATTTGTTTGTAGTCTACCGTTCCAAGAATATACTAATCCCAATTCTGGCCTTTTCAACTTAGCTGTGAAGTTACCGAAGGAATTCCTCAAGCCTGACCTGGGTCCACGGGTGTATATCTCTTACGGTGTGGCTGAGGAGCTCTGCCGTGGTGATTCTGTAACTAAGCTAcactatgatatatatgatgTG GTGAATGTGCTGACACATGCCACAGAGGTTATAATTCCCCCAGAGCAACTTATCAAAATTGAAAAGCTTAAGAGAAGGCACAGGGCTCAGGATGAAAGGGAGTTCCTCAGGCGGACTGTATCTGTTCCAGAAGTTGTAGATGGGGTGAAACAGGAGTCATCTGTGGTTGTTGTGGAAGAACCAGATGTTGTTGATCCGGAAGATGTTACTGGAAGAGAGTCTACCTTATTAAGAGGAGCTGCTGGTGTTTCTTGCTTGTCTGCTGTCATCCAAAGGCCTAAAGAATATGAAATTGGTGCCAAAGAGGAAAAAATGTTGGATGCTGGAGAGTATGGCACTGATATTGAATCCCAAAAGGAGTGTTCCAGTACCCAAAGCTCTGAAATATCTGATGATGGAGAGAAGGCCGCTCAGGAAGAAAGTAGAGGGAGCACCCTTAGTTTTGGAAAAGAATCAATAGCTAAATCATGTGGTGTTCGATGGGATGTCTTTCGTAGAGAAGATGTTCCAAAGTTGCAGGCTTACCTCAGAAAACACTCTAATGAGTTCAGGCACACTTATTGCTCTCCAGTTGAACAT TCTGCTCATCCGATTCATGATCAGAGTTTCTTTCTGGATACAACTCATAAAAGGAGGCTCAAGGAGGAGTTCT ATATCGAGCCTTGGACTTTTGATCAGCACGTTGGAGAAGCAGTCCTTGTTCCTGCCGGATGTccatatcaaactagaaatcttAAG TCTTGTATGAACGTGGCATTGGATTTTGTATCTCCTGAGAATGTTAGCGAGTGCATTCGGTTGATCGATGAACTCCATCTGCTACCTAACAATCATAAAGCCAAGGAAGacaagttagag GTGAAGAAAATGAGCCTCTATGGTATTAGTGCAGCAATTAAGGAAGTTCAAGAATTGACACGAAGTGCGAT
- the LOC131221861 gene encoding lysine-specific demethylase JMJ26-like isoform X3 has translation MPEPAGSNRASVSFSPYSRSPAASMKDDEAVPDHLRCRRTDGRQWRCVRRAMENLSFCELHYLQARHRQNKRTIPDSIKLQRKKSERRRCQDQDIRVKTPPFKLSKASKRGELQVELIRMVLKWQAERKKNRRDSEKNASKAKKNGGDLMKDLPNGVMAISPAPVRCLGVDFMPHEKKLGFDLTLLLRRCFRSKNVESLPLSSFQIVPRVRKVMGLRRGGKKNCHQCQRRNATRLIRCLSCRREFFCIDCIKEWYSEMPEKEFKMACPVCRGTCNCKTCLSSESIDGGCKGPASGIDKIDKILHAHYLICILLPVLKQINQEQRIELEIEAKLQGGEKPSSNQPRQAECGYDEKLYCDNCKASIVDFHRSCSNCSFDLCLSCCREIRGGSLPGGIGAVTFNYINKGKAYVHGGKPVLGTRLSLLRNGNSLLPSSVALPEWKANDGNGSVPCPPKELGGCGACNLDLRCIFPLDWIQQLEISAEEIACSYDFPEMLDASSYCPFCVGMHDQAMGFDGNLREAAAREESYDNYLYCPTAKDLQGEDLEHFQKHWIKGQPVVVRNVLHDKSDLSWDPSVFFHPLLERNSTNHGNDMKSVKATDCLDWCEVEISIHHFLNGYLEGRTHANLWPEMLKLKDWHPPSWFQEQLPAHNAEFVCSLPFQEYTNPNSGLFNLAVKLPKEFLKPDLGPRVYISYGVAEELCRGDSVTKLHYDIYDVVNVLTHATEVIIPPEQLIKIEKLKRRHRAQDEREFLRRTVSVPEVVDGVKQESSVVVVEEPDVVDPEDVTGRESTLLRGAAGVSCLSAVIQRPKEYEIGAKEEKMLDAGEYGTDIESQKECSSTQSSEISDDGEKAAQEESRGSTLSFGKESIAKSCGVRWDVFRREDVPKLQAYLRKHSNEFRHTYCSPVEHSAHPIHDQSFFLDTTHKRRLKEEFYIEPWTFDQHVGEAVLVPAGCPYQTRNLKSCMNVALDFVSPENVSECIRLIDELHLLPNNHKAKEDKLEVKKMSLYGISAAIKEVQELTRSAM, from the exons ATGCCCGAACCGGCCGGTTCGAACCGGGCCTCCGTTTCGTTTTCACCGTACAGCCGTTCCCCTGCAGCTTCCATGAAGGACGACGAAGCGGTACCGGACCACCTCCGCTGCCGCAGAACAGACGGTCGGCAATGGCGCTGCGTCCGCAGGGCTATGGAGAATCTGAGCTTCTGCGAACTACACTACCTCCAGGCCCGCCACCGCCAGAACAAGCGGACCATTCCCGACTCGATCAAGCTCCAGCGCAAGAAGTCTGAACGCCGCCGCTGCCAGGATCAAGATATACGGGTCAAGACGCCGCCTTTCAAGCTGTCAAAGGCTTCAAAGAGGGGGGAATTGCAGGTGGAACTGATAAGGATGGTGTTGAAGTGGCAGGCGGAGAGGAAAAAGAATCGGCGGGATTCAGAGAAGAATGCGAGCAAGGCGAAGAAGAATGGTGGGGATTTGATGAAGGATCTGCCGAATGGTGTGATGGCGATCTCGCCGGCTCCGGTTCGTTGCTTGGGGGTTGATTTTATGCCTCACGAGAAGAAATTGGGGTTTGATTTGACTCTGCTTTTGAGGAGGTGTTTCCGGTCCAAGAATGTGGAGTCACTTCCATTGAGCTCTTTCCAG ATTGTTCCTCGGGTTCGCAAAGTGATGGGCCTGAGGAGAGGTGGAAAGAAGAATTGCCATCAGTGCCAGAGGAGAAATGCAACGAGGCTAATCAGGTGTTTGAGCTGTCGAAGGGAGTTCTTTTGCATAGACTGCATAAAGGAATG GTACTCTGAGATGCCAGAAAAAGAATTTAAGATGGCCTGTCCTGTTTGTCGCGGAACTTGCAATTGTAAGACATGCTTGTCCAGTGAATCAATAGATGGCGGATGTAAG GGTCCTGCAAGCGGTATAGACAAGATTGACAAAATTCTACATGCCCATTATTTGATTTGTATCCTTCTTCCAGTACTGAAACAAATCAATCAGGAACAGAGAATTGAGCTGGAAATAGAGGCAAAGCTACAGG GAGGGGAAAAACCATCTTCTAATCAGCCTCGTCAGGCGGAATGTGGCTATGATGAGAAACTGTACTG TGACAACTGCAAAGCTTCCATCGTGGATTTCCATAGAAGCTGCTCAAATTGTTCTTTTGACCTTTGCCTAAGTTGTTGTCGTGAGATACGTGGAGGAAGCCTACCTGGAGGCATTGGAGCAGTTACATTCAATTACATAAATAAAGGGAAAGCTTATGTTCATGGTGGCAAGCCTGTTTTGGGAACAAGGCTCTCTCTGTTAAGAAATGGTAATTCTCTGTTACCTTCTTCAGTTGCATTGCCCGAATGGAAAGCTAATGATGGCAATGGCAGCGTTCCTTGTCCTCCCAAGGAGCTCGGAGGTTGTGGCGCTTGCAATCTCGATTTGAGATGCATTTTCCCATTGGATTGGATACAACAGCTGGAAATAAGTGCAGAAGAAATAGCTTGCAGTTATGACTTTCCTGAAATGTTAGATGCTTCTTCCTACTGTCCCTTTTGTGTTGGCATGCATGATCAAGCAATGGGATTTGATGGGAATTTGCGAGAAGCCGCTGCTAGAGAGGAGTCTTACGATAACTATTTATATTGTCCTACTGCAAAGGATCTTCAGGGTGAAGATCTTGAACATTTTCAGAAGCATTGGATTAAGGGCCAGCCTGTTGTAGTACGCAATGTGCTTCATGATAAATCTGATTTAAGCTGGGATCCTTCGGTATTTTTCCATCCTTTGCTTGAAAGGAACAGTACCAATCATGGGAATGATATGAAGTCAGTTAAAGCTACTGATTGCTTGGATTGGTGTGAG GTAGAAATCAGTATTCACCACTTTCTTAATGGATATTTAGAGGGAAGAACACATGCCAATTTGTGGCCTGAGATGCTGAAATTGAAGGATTGGCATCCTCCTAGTTGGTTTCAGGAACAGTTGCCGGCTCATAATGCTGAATTTGTTTGTAGTCTACCGTTCCAAGAATATACTAATCCCAATTCTGGCCTTTTCAACTTAGCTGTGAAGTTACCGAAGGAATTCCTCAAGCCTGACCTGGGTCCACGGGTGTATATCTCTTACGGTGTGGCTGAGGAGCTCTGCCGTGGTGATTCTGTAACTAAGCTAcactatgatatatatgatgTG GTGAATGTGCTGACACATGCCACAGAGGTTATAATTCCCCCAGAGCAACTTATCAAAATTGAAAAGCTTAAGAGAAGGCACAGGGCTCAGGATGAAAGGGAGTTCCTCAGGCGGACTGTATCTGTTCCAGAAGTTGTAGATGGGGTGAAACAGGAGTCATCTGTGGTTGTTGTGGAAGAACCAGATGTTGTTGATCCGGAAGATGTTACTGGAAGAGAGTCTACCTTATTAAGAGGAGCTGCTGGTGTTTCTTGCTTGTCTGCTGTCATCCAAAGGCCTAAAGAATATGAAATTGGTGCCAAAGAGGAAAAAATGTTGGATGCTGGAGAGTATGGCACTGATATTGAATCCCAAAAGGAGTGTTCCAGTACCCAAAGCTCTGAAATATCTGATGATGGAGAGAAGGCCGCTCAGGAAGAAAGTAGAGGGAGCACCCTTAGTTTTGGAAAAGAATCAATAGCTAAATCATGTGGTGTTCGATGGGATGTCTTTCGTAGAGAAGATGTTCCAAAGTTGCAGGCTTACCTCAGAAAACACTCTAATGAGTTCAGGCACACTTATTGCTCTCCAGTTGAACAT TCTGCTCATCCGATTCATGATCAGAGTTTCTTTCTGGATACAACTCATAAAAGGAGGCTCAAGGAGGAGTTCT ATATCGAGCCTTGGACTTTTGATCAGCACGTTGGAGAAGCAGTCCTTGTTCCTGCCGGATGTccatatcaaactagaaatcttAAG TCTTGTATGAACGTGGCATTGGATTTTGTATCTCCTGAGAATGTTAGCGAGTGCATTCGGTTGATCGATGAACTCCATCTGCTACCTAACAATCATAAAGCCAAGGAAGacaagttagag GTGAAGAAAATGAGCCTCTATGGTATTAGTGCAGCAATTAAGGAAGTTCAAGAATTGACACGAAGTGCGATGTAA